Proteins from a genomic interval of Uloborus diversus isolate 005 chromosome 4, Udiv.v.3.1, whole genome shotgun sequence:
- the LOC129220360 gene encoding uncharacterized protein LOC129220360 — MFSVVHFQATNEVEVVSSAWLVEEGCCAWPPFKHTKLKKALLSAQTPDKDWEMHSIKLMGQYDTFEIAKRKCVMSEEKSSLESERSEDEKRSRKRRKQVVLSSDSDEESSSLPLPSRLKKPFYTNKGFSPSLISGPNTSHAVLHQINEPADFTSFSGGSSRAVLQQVNESADVSWYQQSPRSHASSDSLSLHTLTDHPMRIVSDEPTSTEKRLLQMLLTVQSTLTEIVSLLNNLVRKESVPVNDLEVFPNLPLQTLSSLKEFDQSLSFEETFVKAVRHLAHRGGHNIKTTTRNILQCLLTDEVAALFNWAGRGNKEEFKKLKMSNLILFAVRENINTKNAVAKEVEDYVKEWLKYAPVRIARGRSSKNLL; from the exons atGTTTTCGGTTGTTCACTTTCAAGCTACGAACGAGGTTGAAGTTGTAAGCTCTGCTTGGCTTGTTGAAGAAGGTTGCTGTGCATGGCCGCCATTTAAGCACACCAAACTGAAAAAAGCCCTCCTATCTGCACAAACACCTGATAAAGATTGGGAAATGCATTCCATCAAGCTAATGGGCCAATATG acacCTTTGAAATAGCAAAAAGAAAATGTGTTATGTCAGAGGAGAAGTCAAGTTTGGAAAGCGAGCGCTCCGAGGATGAGAAAAGATcgagaaaaagaagaaagcaaGTTGTTCTTTCTTCTGATTCTGATGAGGAAAGTTCTTCCCTGCCATTACCTTCTAGACTTAAAAAGCCATTTTACAccaacaaag GCTTTAGTCCTTCTCTAATTTCTGGGCCTAACACAAGCCATGCTGTTTTGCATCAAATTAATGAGCCTGCTG ATTTTACAAGTTTCTCTGGGGGTTCAAGCCGTGCTGTACTTCAGCAAGTAAATGAGTCTGCTG ATGTTTCGTGGTATCAGCAAAGCCCCAGATCTCATGCATCATCTGACTCATTAAGCCTTCACACATTGACAGATCATCCCATGAGGATTGTGTCAGATGAGCCAACCA GTACTGAAAAGCGTTTATTACAGATGCTTCTGACTGTGCAGTCAACACTGACAGAAATTGTCTCACTTCTCAATAATTTGGTTAGGAAGGAAAGTGTGCCAGTTAATGATCTGGAAGTTTTCCCTAACTTGCCATTGCAAACCCTCTCATCATTGAAGGAGTTTGATCAATCCTTAAGTTTTGAAGAGACTTTTGTTAAAGCA gtTAGACATCTAGCTCATCGTGGGGGCCACAATATCAAGACAACAACCAGGAACATTTTGCAGTGCCTTCTCACCGATGAAGTTGCAGCCCTATTTAATTGGGCCGGACGGGGAAATAAAGaggaatttaaaaaactaaaaatgagcAACCTTATTTTAT ttgctGTTCGAGAAAATATTAACACTAAAAATGCTGTAGCCAAGGAAGTGGAAGATTATGTAAAGGAGTGGCTGAAATATGCCCCTGTTAGGATAGCCAGAGGAAGATCATCAAAGAATTTATTATGA